In Cryptomeria japonica chromosome 5, Sugi_1.0, whole genome shotgun sequence, the genomic window cgattggggatctcttgattttaatcccacctttgtaggtgagtatagggttcctcctagagagcttaaagttaaaaagaaggaagaaactagagatcaatcaatcttacctgaacctatgagcaataattttggggctgcttctcaaacttcttctcctcacacctctaattatgaagagtttgattctatgtcttatgaaaaaccaccttctcttcctgaaatggctgatcgttatggtcgtggttttcgcatttttgctaagcatgggtatcatggaaatggttgtggtgcaaatgaacaaggaattaaagttcctttagaacatgacatgcatgaatattcatttggacttggatataatctttctaagcccaccaaagcatctaaaagaccatctctcaatgtgaatgctatatttagtagtgatgatgatctcacttcaactaactctcattcccctcataaggaaatcttggcaatgaacaaatctctttatgaatcccctcaaatttctaaatccacttatgaatctttatctcctattcatcataaagtcctttcctctagggataaggctctaataaattacactcatccctcttctaagatttcatgtgacttgtcttcttcaatttttatcattttatacatgtttttgatctcacttatagttgagcatttaacatgtcatattcaaatacctcatttagtctatcatgtctttaaataacattaatggctattatgttgctcatcattatgtgacattggtagctcatttactgggggctcattgtcattcatgatggtacaatttcaagtgcaatcatattttttgaagcaacataatagcctaattttcttgttcctatggggacaagagtgatttcatacatctcttctttttcttatgtccaaatctctccctagaagattgtgtaagtccttctcattgaggcaatgatcattccttatttttatctaaggatccactttttcctattttgtggatggtgtggactttattacttgatgttatgccttgtacgcatttgttgttgtttgttcaaggtgtaagtacttgactacaacctcttttgcacttggtaaaataaatccataacgaattcactgtcctaattgggttaaaaagagcatcatccttcattaagaatcactttcacctcgcaaaagaaggaagtattgcattcttattctcttctttgtcttattctagaagatgttatatttgtctaagacaatttctctcagggataggtgtcttttgtacaaagatctcttctcctctaaggatctcttttacacatactacaagaaatcccttttcaactatcttatccttgcttaaagagtgcaaaactctcttgcttggatctatgacattgttgcatttttgttgtatcttcttttgtgatgaaggtaggtatccttgttctactttgcttatgacataaacattacactttttgagcaatgggtcattctcagaaccagagcacagactcttagagcgagatgtctccatttttcttttatgcaaggtgattattctcggaaccagagcacagactcttagagcgagatgtcacgcttttgtactatacatatacaggttgtagcatactcgggcatagactcctatgaggtgcttctaacctcccttacacacacatgcacgaggttgagtggaactagcggcataaggctagactttctcactctcctcccttacatggatcacctagacagactctaggggctagttttccaagtcctttttcacatggatcacctagacaagatctaggggcgagaattccatgtttttctctctcactattcttctcatggatcaccaatgtgtgtattcatgcttttctcctttcttttcttctctttgcattttgtttccatttacatccttcatcttgtgttagagaactctcaaaacctcacactctttgttgtgttggaattgagatttagtcctctttcttaccaaatgattctccattagtttttgatctcatatcaaatcttcttgtgagcatttgtcatcaatattctttaacaattcgaagtggtaaacatgataccctgtttcaactcactaaaattagcaagccgaaacagggggggcatatagctacccttgaattttcatcaccttccttagtaagcattaggtgattttgtgatctaacgtgtgttttgtagggtgcggttcctaactgtgtactgcagataccgctgggggtttcgttcgacagacttatggatatatcctttttcaaataatgtttacttttctatactttagcttgcatatgcacgtagtgttcatatgaccgctaaagtgggggctaaatgtagcgtcgtaaattgtacgcacttgctagggttgtacaatttcacacctagtttagcacctgccttggcgcattttgcattttgcattgcatttccccttagcgcttaattaattaaattaattaggtctaaggtcctattttatcatctcccacatcataaagttgggccctttcattaaagtgtgcccttttcattttattcctcctatacatcatttaatcaaaaaccctaattaggtcctattttgaacttgggggcttggttttgggggtcaaaacatctcgaaatcacctgtaacttcgggattctctctaaaatcatcatatccgacggccctgaaaatttggtgaaaagttgtcaggaccatggcgcccggaaaggaccatggcgcccagagtgcacatggtcccggacatttttcccaaaattttaggagtgcgatccaatcataaaataaagcttaaccccaagaaattggtgggatattcaatctctaggtcggccaaaagtcgaaattaagacctagggtttcatatataagagctctctttcttcatttgaaaggatcagaattttggggctttcgaggaccttctatgcagcgaaagagcagatctttgaagacttcaataacattcaacatccatccatcaagtattcatcaatttcattcatttagggtttgggagacattgaagaacaataggagattaccgactgaagattggcttgtactcctcccttaagggttgggtatgatttcatgttgttttcatgtctttgcataagcttcaatatatcctttattcatgctttagatcacttttcatcttgatttagagcatttacattatcatttacaagcaattagggtttactttctaggttgctctagtttgctttcttgcatttaaggaccttgcacacacaataggtctgcacacacaatacattttacaatacaacttggctattcatggaggtggaaatcaccaaagtgggggtttgactaaggcaaaaccctatatagccgcccatacccttttcaaatataagtgcaggtttcgggactcggacgatgccgtaggtgacagatccgggaaaagcaggtcaagatagcactccacaccaaattgcagagcaaaagaccaggacaggggtgtggggcaccctgttcctgccaggacaggggcgctgggcgccctggtcctcctgacagacaacattttcagcatttttgacagctttttctagagtgcaaaacaacagtttctggagcagtttcaggggtagaatcaggacagtggcgcccgcgcccccgtcccaaacattttcagtcagattttaactccgggtacgcattttcattcttgtcttatccttgtatttacagctttccattgtttaagttcaattctacaatcttgtcattagttcatacttgcattttggggttaggaattgaacttgcatcattttatctttcaattacaacaaaggaatagaaatcctaataggtagcccgtggctctctctttcataagaagaagtagccaattgtgtgatacctctaggctcttgcgtattccgtaatgtgtgtcaaaaggtaggattagggcatgttaacctagtctcgctttttcccctacacacttccctagagggaacccaAAACCATGGAAACACGCAGGTGATGAGGAGGACCCTAATACATCTGAGGACCTTGGTGAGGAGGAAAAAGATGATCAGGATGATGATGTAAGGCAGCATGAGGTTGGTGGTGCAGGAGAGGGGGATCAAGATGGTGTTGATGAGGGGGAtgaagaggaggaggacaaggatgaggaggataaggagggtgaggaggatgaggaggacaaggaggatgaggaagatgaggaGGTCAAGGAGGTgaaggaggttgaggaggatgaCTTACAGTTCCTTATCACTCTGGTGACAACACCATAACCCTAGATCCACTGAGCATTCCATCATGAgaggagaaggaccctataaggggtcctaatTCTAGTCCTCTTCCCACTATATAGAGGGATTATGAGTGTAGAGGGCCTAGTGGGTCCCAGTCATAGGAGGTCCCTTGTCATGATCCTTATTggtgagagggagatccaggtaaggtgttTTATGATTGTACCATTTATGTAGCTTGGTTATTTATATTTGATGATATGGAATTTTACTGATAAAAACCTCTTTCTATCTTTGTAGTCAGTGTTCAGGATTGGTGCTCCCTTATCTAGAATGCAGTGGCAAACCTCATCATGACCGCACACATTCCTAGCTCCTCGCAGATAGTGCATAGACCATAGAGGAGTGTTGGGCCAcatgaggacctattcaccccCTTTCGGGTGGAGCTAGAGGTCTGGTGAGAGAGGTAGAGTACTTTGTTAGAGAGGCTGCAACGAACAGAGCGTGATTTAGTAGCAGCTCAAGCAGAGGCAACCACATATCAtaggatcatgatggagagggagtGTAGGAGCTCCTCATGGTGTCACTCATGCTCCACAtcatgatacacacccatgggtccacccgcACAACTAGATCAGGAGGGGACGTCTAGTCACCATTCTCCAACttctagtcctagggataggagatggcGATGTTGTAGTGTGACACTTTTTGATGTACAATGATATACATGTTATGACAttcatcgatatatatatatatatatatatatatatatatatatatatatatatatatatatatatatatatatctatttatgcttatgttttatctcaaacatattattttaattcttgaaacaatgtatgtatttctttgattaaaagtaatatatttggtaatgaacatgtatgtctaatttaatttccatgtgatttatTTCTCAACACTTCataattaaattgatacatgtgtgatttaattaaatatctaagtatttaattaaatactaccTTGGTGATGTAGAAGGAAAATGTGTTAAGATTAAGAACTATATGACACATGTGATTTAATGAAgcttaattaaacacaacatgatataatcctacttaactTTTAGTGAACATATTTTGTTtttcatttaatcaaattaattcaaagctctgttaccctcttcgaaaaacaaaagttcaactaaacaattgggtaagtgtgacatacatcacttccttctgaattttagataggtacaactccctccattagttattcagagaataatctaactaaataaaattgATATACTTTTAACCAATGAACGTAATAGACTCAATTTGGGTGATCTGTGTTATATCTTTAGAAGTAAAGTTACCTTTGGCCTTAAATTTCTCCATGTTCAGCTCAAATGCCTTTAACACATCCTGTGTATTCAGCCCACAAAGtcctagttgccaatcatggtcagggttaaccactttattgtcattgactATGTTAGACTGAAGTTCCTGAAGCTCGTAAACAAAGGCCCTGGCATCAAAAATCATagacttgaatgtaattacccaCCACGCTATAGTTTTCTTCAACACGAAGAGCTGGCATtcatcagttaccaatttaattgaaaTTTCTACTAAAAACTTTgtggctccatatttttctatcttgatgaacatgggtaatacattttcccatttatgctcttccttTTCCCATGGAACAATCTGATTCTGAATATCCGCAGTGAGGTTTTGCATTTCATCACATAACATCCCAGAGTCTGTAATATATTTTTcgccatctctaatcactccttcaatccatttctctacggCCCTTGCGATGCTCTTGGCTCGCTAAACTTGATTCATCAATTTGttgttctctggtgaagtaggatcaaaactttctgaaggatgcgatatgggaagtgctccacaACAACCTATGTTATCAATGAATTGACCGAGAATCTTAATATGTTGTTtcagttctcttttctcttgtccatctttttctgacctagtGAGAATCTTCTTAGCCAtcacattgaaaaggtggttatcaGAATCCCTGGTCATGTTTCCGAGATtcactttggtgacctcaaaatcctctgcatttaTTTTCTTATTCTCATCCTTGggcttataggaagcaatttcaACAACCCACCTCCCAGCCTTTTCATCATTGTTCAATTTGGTAGTCATTTTGAAGTTCTTCTATTTGGGATCTTTCTGCATGTATTTGACCACaatgtcttgaattgggatggacactAGGATTGACCTCCATTTCTTGcttactgaagtagttaaccatttgggagttgtacttgAATTGGTTGTTCCTTTGGTTACTTTAGGTGGTGGAGTCATGGCTATAGTGATTACATGAAAATCCATGGTGTTGTCaatgtcactatcaaggtcctTGACCTAAAAAATCTAagtatcaaggatcttgtctttTACCTATGTGTCTTTGACCTGCTCCATTTTCTTCTGTGGAACACTCCATGACCTTGTATATCGAGAAGCAGAAAAGTTCAAAGCAGGATTAGGCTcatgcttggtgtgagatgacttcttattttcaCCTACATGAACAgacatagaagtggggttagaaaaacattttggggaacgtagagaaaccacattatctcttccaagatcaatcttgatgcctaatttcattgctcttttcttattaacccaatctgCGGTTCTCTCTAGGACTCTTTTTGTTCTGAGctatatatcatcctcttcttccacatcccaattaatgcaggatGTTTTGGGTTCAATTTGGTCTAGACATCCAAGTTCAAACaactctagataatcctcttcgatcccacttatatcaagtttcacctgcagtgaaactacctgttccaaaaccattctcatatttgctcttttgaacacttcaagctcatcacaacaatcttcccaaaagtcctccaagtgtggGGTAGGAAggtatgacatcaaaccaagactctaTGAGAAACTTTTATTATCAAAACCCTTCCTTTCATGAGATAGTggaaaattaaaattcttcaagtcaggtcctatgctcaacgcatctgacgttgaactacaagataaaatgcccaattgaACAAGAAAAttatcctcccatttatctctgggttgagctttcttaattacgGTAAACAACTGCCTACAGATCTCAGCAAGGACAAAATAATTTGAACAAAAATATGGAAGTCTGAAAGTCTCTTCTTCAAAActacctacccttatataacagaaaggaggaaactgaacaaagaaactaccatatcttttcactaagGCCTGGGCATCTTTAGACATCCTTTTAAATTTCACATTCTTCAATTCATAATAGAAGTCTCCTGGGAAAGCATTATGTagtctcctaaaatcttgcaatgcatcatctttttgcaacatggggtaaaagtcatatacAGAAATATCCCCTTTAGCAAGTTGCCTAGGAATTCCCATTACTTCTTTGACACATGCTAGGCAATATATCAAATACGaagacataaagaaattttgcttgaacttcttcaccatgctcagttgttccctcatggagtcaACAATAAGCTCTCCCCAGTCAAGGTACTACTTTCCTTCCAATACCAGTTGCACATAACAGTAAATCTAGTCATCAAAGTTGTAGGCCTCAGCTGAACCTCTAACTTGGTGTAACAAaaacataacatcatggatgtggggaagcatgtgatttttgttgggatatttaggtaaactagagccacccctctgaggaacTTTCAAACAATGCTTTGCTAAATTGTTCTGGTGTCTAGTTTTATCTACATTCAACTCAGTGACTGATTGGGCaggggaaaagtttgagaacttataatcaggcaatttgaaaatagaagaaatgagtTCCCTTTTAATctcgaggagggtttcaccattatctctgtTGATATTTTAAAGAAATAGGATCATATctcgcaatgcactccctaactaattctggGCAAAGAATAGCAGGAGGAAAAGTTTCTAACTCTGTgaggccactacttagaatttctaaaccaaaataactgtcaattcctttaaacaccctttccttcaagaACTCCAAATTCTCTCCTTTCAAGTCCGTGTCACTGACAATGGGTTTTGTGCAAGCAAGATTGAAAATATTTCTGAAAAGGTAcaaagtggacttcataattcataaacaaccACCCTTATTTCTCCCAGCAAATTCTACTACGAGAGAGAAAAACAGCTAAAAATCACTAGAGAAGATAGGAATGAAAACTCACCTTCACAATTGAAACCAATCGAATGACTACCAAcagacaaaccttctatcaaacactccgcaacaatgaagaacaagtttaaaaaattaatcacttcataccttatagcaaataaAGTGACAAAAgttcatttagtgcattaatttcagccgtcaactcaaatgtgccaagcattgggatttgacatcatgcatgtgtattgaatgcatggtggcGCTTTCGGGGTAATCACCAATTCCCAtaaatgattacttgccttaaaAAATCAGCTAGTTGACGTCACCTGAGATATGGTCAGATCTTCATCACACCTACCAATAAGTGCACCATCATGTCatttagtccatgggacccacctgatttgaacatgcatgaacaatttgaactgacttcatgagggttcaggtagtCCAAAGCATACGCTGCGCGAAGGAAATTTCatttgaaaagattaactttgttaATTACCATTGGCCTTTTGAACTTCATCGAACATGTTTAACATcattgaactatttgaactaggttcaaatggttcacagtctggagaaagaggatatgaaacatcatccgGAACCATGAAATAGaactgctgcaaaacacttgagtgaacaTTAGCCTGAAaacatcttagacacaacttagaacttgtggtacctaaatgaacattatgaactcttttcaagatggttcaaggggttcatgaggttcaaacagaccattaaaACTTAATGCTATAGATTAAGAGCTGATCTACAagtggattaaggattgaaccaaggaatttttaacaagataaagactcaaataaaattttgcaaggtgacttactcttgttatgagggacgaatgacaaggtaacattggctctgactggggattgtattttgtgaaaaatgcaaagaactctaaatctctggtttcgcacagcaaaaatagaaaagaaaggggACAAAAGGACACACACCAAAAAGACACaacaaacaactaatctactatgtaCAGGAACTCTTTAtcatagatttcaaagtttatagagCTTCAGGTtttgcccattataggtatagggcataaccattTGATCAGGATAATTCAGTTTGAATGCATTTGGTCCCACTACTTCATGGATCTTGAACggacctttccacaatgaatcaaattttccatgggcaCCCTTTGGTTCTCTTCTCTTGTCCCACAACAGTACTTCATCCCCTTTTAGGAACCCTCTTGGTCGAGCTCTCATATCCAAGATTTTCTCCACCTTGTTCTCATGTTTAGTAATTCTATCCACTAacatttctctttcctcatccaACTTCATCAAATTCATGACTCTCTTTTCTAGAGCATCTTGGAGGGAGTCCTCAATTACAGTTTGGAGCCTCGCTGCTGCCAATTCCAGAGGTAAAGAAACCTTTGCGCCAATCCCATACACCAGATCATAAGGTGCCATTCCAATTGCTCTTTTAGGGGTAATTATATCtgcccataaggcttcatataaCTTGTTATGCCAATTCCTAgcattatcatcaactaacttattcatgaTTGCTACCAGGTTCTTGTTGCTCGATTTTGCCAACCCATTACCTTGCGGGAAGTAATCAgaggagtgtgaaagagtaatttgatgttcataacaAAACATGGTCAATTCCTCaaaagagaaatatgatgcattatctacGACAATCTTCTGAAGGACCCCAAAATGGACTaaaatgcaatctttgagaaaattacataCTACCTCTAAGTTCGCCTTCTTAGTGGGGACatcctccacccacttagtaaaataatctattGGTGTCCGAATATACATATGGCTAGCACTGAAATGAGGATTTATTGGACCAacgaaatcaataccccattgtttgaaaggtttatccactaccacaggccttaaaggTAGAGCAGCTAATTGTGGTTTTCCATaaaagagttgacatttttcacatctcTTAACATAAGTATATGCATCCCAAAACATAATAggccaataaaaataatttttttaaatcttaaaaGTAGTTACTGAGGATGAGAAATATCCACTgcaggcttcatcatgataaacttctAGAAGCTTTTGTTGTTGAGGCTTATCTACACATCTTAGATAGGTACCATCCAAgccttttttgtacaaaacatcttgccaaataacatacttagcttcttttagtttgagattcctttgttctttagttcACAAATGACTCAAGAAACTACCATAGGTCAAGTAATAAGCTACATCAGAAAACCATGTCTCTTGCAACCCAACGAATAGAGTCAATGGTAGCTCTTTCTCTGTCTCCATCTTATTCTCTGCTATCAATTTCCATAAGCCCTGTCCTTTAATCATCTTTTTAGGACGAATATCTAGATCATATTCCTGAATTTTGGCTACCCATGTTGCTCTTTTATTGAGTCGAACTTCCCGCTGAGTCAAAATACTTTTCACTGAAGAATCTGGAACAAACACCATAGAGTAAGAATGCAGAATATAATACCTGAATTGTTTAACTACTTTAACCACAGAAAAGGCTTGTTTTTTTTAGAGTGAGTACTTAAGCTCATGTTTCTTAAGAGggacactcatgaatgctataggtgcttcaGTACCATATTCATCTACTTGTAATAATATTCCTGACAATGTATGTTCTGAGGCATAGCAGTATATGACAAAATCCTTTTTAAAATCTGGGTTGATGAGGGTTGGTGCATTGGCAACTAAACTCTTGATCTTTTCAAAATATTCTTTGGCTtcatcagtccatttaaaaggaTACCTCTCACTCAATAAGCTGATGATGTGCTTAGTAGTTTTTGCAAATTCAGGTACAAACCTTCTCAAAAAATTTACCTGACTGAAAATGACCTTACtccagtttgatttgaaggcaagCTAAGGTGTTGGATTGCATTGACTCTTTTtggatcaatcttgacaccttaTTTTGAAATGATGTGCCCCAATAATTTGCCTTCAGTTACACAAAAAATTGACTTTTTCggattcaaggagataccatgCTCTCGACAACATTGTAGAACTGTCgtcagatctttgagatgattccTCCTACCTTTAGAAAACATagtcaagtcatctaggtaaacaacaataattctatcatggaaatccctaaaagaagaatacatggccctttgaaaagttgctctggcattaatcaaaccaaaaggcatatgattatatgcaaatgttccccaaggggtgataAATGTTGTCTTGTGCTGTTTATTTTTTgtaacactaatttgattgtagccagaaaaactgtctaacattgacatcatttatgATCCAGCTACtgtctgcaaaatatgatccatattgggtaaggcatagttatccttaagacttgcctggTTTAGATTGTGAAAATCTACACAAATATGAATTTCCCTATTTTTCTTCCTTACAGGTACTATATTGGCCACCCAAGTGGAGTGATGAATTAGATATATAATCATGGCCTTtagcattttatctacctccttgaAAATTTCTTttgccatcatgggattgaaatttcttagtttttgtctaaaaggagaaacaccaagcttcaatggaatttgatgttgaaactgaccattcctaaattccttcaaatcatcataagaccaagcgaaCATGTCAATGTATTATGTCAATAACtcaatgagcatttgtttctcctCAGAAGAACAACATTTGCTGATTGTTACCATTCTAGGGTTAGACTCATCACCAAGATTGATCTTTTCACAACTCACCTTACTTTCATTATCAAGAACTTTCTGGCCAGTGAACACATCATTAtgggtgaaaaacctctctagagtcaccAAACCTTTTGGGACTTTGTTTCCCTTAAGCTGAATGAAACTCTTATCAGAATCAATACCAAGATCTAGGCAAAATTCTTTACAACATCTT contains:
- the LOC131876157 gene encoding uncharacterized protein LOC131876157, which produces MNKLVDDNARNWHNKLYEALWADIITPKRAIGMAPYDLVYGIGAKVSLPLELAAARLQTVIEDSLQDALEKRVMNLMKLDEEREMLVDRITKHENKVEKILDMRARPRGFLKGDEVLLWDKRREPKGAHGKFDSLWKGENKKSSHTKHEPNPALNFSASRYTRSWSVPQKKMEQVKDT